In one window of Laspinema palackyanum D2c DNA:
- the cobA gene encoding uroporphyrinogen-III C-methyltransferase produces the protein MVVQSSNSSGPKAKTLGKVYLVGAGPGDPGLLTIKGKTLLECADVVIYDALVSPQILALINPHAEQINAGKRRGRHSLKQDETTQILIEQAQVHAVVVRLKGGDPFVFGRGGEEMEDLIAAGVAVEVVPGVTSGIAAPAYAGIPLTHRGYSSSVTFVTGHETVGKYRPQVNWQAIAQGSETIAVYMGVHNLPYITRELLNAGLSPETPIALIRWGTRPDQEELIGTLETIVQRVEESGFEAPAIAVIGQVVNLHSILSSSRPAVFG, from the coding sequence ATGGTAGTACAATCTTCAAACTCAAGCGGACCAAAGGCCAAGACATTGGGCAAAGTGTATTTAGTCGGCGCAGGACCAGGAGACCCGGGTTTGCTGACGATTAAGGGCAAAACCCTCTTAGAATGTGCGGATGTGGTGATTTATGATGCCTTAGTCAGTCCGCAAATTCTCGCCCTGATTAATCCTCATGCTGAACAAATTAATGCCGGAAAACGCCGGGGACGGCATTCGTTGAAGCAAGATGAGACGACTCAAATTTTAATTGAACAGGCGCAGGTTCATGCCGTTGTGGTGCGGTTAAAAGGCGGGGATCCCTTTGTATTTGGGCGCGGTGGGGAAGAGATGGAGGATTTAATTGCCGCTGGGGTGGCGGTGGAGGTGGTCCCGGGAGTGACTTCAGGAATTGCGGCCCCTGCTTATGCGGGAATTCCCCTAACCCATCGGGGATATAGTTCTTCGGTGACGTTTGTCACGGGACATGAGACGGTGGGGAAATATCGACCCCAGGTGAATTGGCAGGCGATCGCCCAAGGTTCAGAAACCATCGCCGTCTATATGGGGGTGCATAATTTACCCTATATTACCCGGGAATTGCTGAATGCAGGGCTGAGTCCTGAGACCCCGATCGCCTTAATTAGATGGGGGACCCGCCCGGATCAAGAAGAACTGATTGGCACCTTAGAAACCATTGTCCAGCGGGTTGAAGAGAGTGGATTTGAGGCCCCTGCGATCGCCGTGATTGGCCAGGTGGTCAATTTACATTCCATTTTATCCAGCAGTCGTCCCGCCGTTTTTGGGTAA
- a CDS encoding sensor histidine kinase has product MWEETVTREQLLLEVQTLRREVEMLKQEKNDLEILLENTTEHCDNIEAELLKAKEVAEVASRAKSEFLANMSHELRTPLNGILGYAQLMLEEEEDLTEQQQLDLTKIYQCGEHLLTLIADILDIAKIEACRLEIDAQEFHFPLFLKGICDLFDMRSKQKGITFTCERVTPLPSGIYTDQKRLRQILINLLGNAIKFTDSGLVAFKVGYAVNGQWCKSDRPPGCCSLPSSNGTTEELKPEPQNMGHLSPRKIRFEIQDTGIGIPEEMLNEIFLPFHQVGDKSRMAEGTGLGLAISKKLVEMMGGELHVISRVGEGSIFWMELELQEIPEWVDSNSLPLRIGN; this is encoded by the coding sequence ATGTGGGAAGAGACAGTAACAAGAGAACAGCTCCTTTTGGAGGTCCAGACCCTGCGCCGTGAAGTGGAAATGCTCAAGCAGGAAAAAAATGACCTGGAGATCCTACTGGAGAATACCACGGAACACTGCGATAATATCGAAGCGGAACTGTTAAAAGCCAAAGAGGTGGCAGAAGTGGCCAGCCGTGCTAAAAGCGAATTTTTAGCGAATATGAGCCACGAATTGCGAACCCCTTTAAATGGGATTTTAGGCTATGCCCAACTGATGTTGGAAGAAGAAGAAGACCTCACGGAACAACAACAACTCGACCTGACTAAAATTTATCAATGCGGCGAACATCTCTTAACTTTAATTGCCGATATTCTGGATATTGCTAAAATCGAAGCTTGCCGATTAGAAATCGATGCCCAAGAATTTCATTTTCCCCTCTTCCTTAAGGGAATTTGCGATTTATTTGATATGAGATCTAAACAAAAGGGGATCACGTTTACTTGTGAGCGGGTTACTCCTTTACCCAGTGGCATTTACACGGATCAGAAACGATTACGGCAAATTTTGATTAATTTATTAGGAAATGCGATTAAGTTTACGGATTCCGGTTTAGTTGCTTTTAAAGTGGGCTATGCGGTGAATGGACAGTGGTGCAAGAGCGATCGCCCCCCAGGTTGTTGTTCCCTCCCCAGTAGTAACGGGACCACCGAGGAACTTAAGCCAGAACCGCAAAACATGGGACATCTGTCCCCCCGAAAAATTCGCTTTGAAATTCAAGATACAGGCATCGGCATTCCCGAGGAAATGCTCAACGAAATTTTTCTTCCTTTCCATCAAGTGGGTGATAAAAGCCGCATGGCAGAAGGAACCGGACTGGGACTCGCTATTAGTAAAAAATTAGTAGAAATGATGGGAGGAGAACTCCATGTTATCAGTCGTGTCGGCGAAGGGAGCATCTTTTGGATGGAGTTGGAGTTGCAAGAAATTCCCGAATGGGTAGATAGCAACTCCTTACCCTTAAGAATCGGAAATTAA
- a CDS encoding slr1659 superfamily regulator has protein sequence MEIKTDDYRLWYENETSTLNCLGSLRLNGMDEYDPIIQLLESAIDQEPETMILNLKGLEFLNSSGINVLSKFVIKVRQKKNVNLIVKGSKKLLWQGKSLKNLQRLMPSLELEWE, from the coding sequence ATGGAAATTAAGACTGACGATTATCGCCTGTGGTATGAGAATGAAACCTCGACACTAAACTGCCTGGGTTCCCTGCGGTTGAATGGTATGGATGAATATGACCCAATTATCCAACTCCTCGAAAGCGCGATCGACCAAGAACCGGAGACGATGATTCTCAATCTCAAGGGCCTAGAATTTTTAAATAGCTCGGGGATCAACGTGCTTTCCAAGTTTGTGATTAAAGTACGGCAGAAAAAGAATGTGAATCTGATTGTCAAAGGTTCTAAAAAGCTACTGTGGCAGGGAAAATCATTGAAGAACTTACAGCGACTGATGCCGTCTTTAGAACTCGAATGGGAATAG
- a CDS encoding slr1658 superfamily regulator: MTEIFGDFIEDLPSGTEYLILGFSPASIPLKQRWRNNGLSADFLADYLTTFFPNSEETASPPDKKAEIQCAVSYIANELLENAMKFSAQAPGAPISIQLHLNPERIVFVTTNSICREKVREFKGFLKLLSTEDPLELYIKQVEKNAQEGGSSTSGVGFLTMINDYDAKIGWKFQDMNAEQKAIAVTTMVQLLL, translated from the coding sequence ATGACCGAAATATTTGGAGACTTCATTGAGGATTTGCCCTCGGGAACGGAATATTTGATTTTGGGATTTTCTCCCGCTTCGATTCCCCTCAAACAGCGATGGCGAAACAATGGATTATCGGCGGATTTTCTGGCAGACTATTTAACAACGTTTTTTCCAAATAGTGAGGAAACCGCTTCACCTCCGGATAAAAAAGCCGAAATCCAATGTGCAGTCAGCTACATTGCCAATGAACTCCTAGAAAATGCCATGAAGTTTAGTGCACAGGCTCCGGGAGCTCCGATTAGTATTCAACTCCACTTAAATCCTGAAAGAATTGTTTTTGTTACCACTAATAGTATTTGCCGTGAGAAAGTGCGGGAATTTAAGGGATTTTTAAAACTGTTAAGCACTGAGGATCCCCTAGAACTCTACATTAAGCAAGTGGAAAAAAATGCCCAAGAGGGTGGCAGCAGCACCTCGGGAGTGGGTTTTCTGACCATGATCAACGACTATGACGCTAAGATAGGGTGGAAATTTCAAGATATGAACGCGGAGCAAAAAGCGATCGCCGTAACCACAATGGTACAACTCTTATTATAG
- the aroF gene encoding 3-deoxy-7-phosphoheptulonate synthase, translating to MKNAKLVNKSHPTEQTAISIGDRTTIGGQDLLIIGGPCAVESLEQMETVARHLAHAPVQMLRGGVFKPRTSPYSFQGMGDAGLTILSGVRQRYGIPVVTEVMSVHQIESIVAHADMLQVGSRNMQNFDLLKALGEAGKPVLLKRGLAATLEEFVFAAEYILSHGNPDVILCERGIRSFDSFTRNILDLGAVVALKQITHLPVMVDPSHAAGKRELVAGLARAAVAAGADGLIIECHPEPEQSVSDARQALSLPEMVELVQSLGPVAAAVGRRVRGVEPVRELSAA from the coding sequence ATGAAAAATGCCAAACTCGTCAACAAATCTCATCCCACGGAACAAACCGCCATTTCTATCGGCGATCGCACCACGATCGGGGGCCAAGACTTATTAATTATCGGCGGTCCCTGTGCCGTGGAAAGTCTCGAACAAATGGAAACCGTCGCCCGTCACCTCGCCCATGCACCCGTGCAAATGTTACGCGGTGGCGTCTTCAAACCCCGCACCTCCCCTTACTCGTTTCAAGGCATGGGAGATGCGGGGTTAACTATTTTATCTGGGGTGCGTCAGCGCTATGGGATTCCCGTGGTGACGGAGGTAATGTCCGTTCATCAAATTGAAAGCATTGTTGCCCACGCGGATATGTTACAAGTGGGCAGTCGGAATATGCAAAATTTCGACTTGCTCAAAGCATTAGGGGAAGCGGGTAAACCCGTGTTGTTGAAGCGGGGACTGGCAGCGACCCTGGAAGAATTTGTGTTTGCTGCTGAATATATCCTCAGTCATGGGAATCCGGATGTGATTCTCTGTGAACGGGGGATCCGTAGTTTCGATTCCTTCACGCGGAATATTCTGGATTTGGGGGCAGTGGTGGCCCTGAAACAGATTACCCATTTGCCGGTGATGGTGGACCCGTCTCATGCCGCCGGTAAGCGAGAATTAGTGGCAGGATTGGCAAGGGCGGCAGTGGCAGCAGGGGCCGATGGGTTGATTATTGAGTGTCACCCGGAACCGGAACAGTCGGTTTCTGATGCGAGACAGGCTCTTTCGCTTCCCGAGATGGTAGAGTTGGTGCAGAGTTTGGGTCCGGTGGCAGCAGCAGTCGGGCGTCGGGTGCGTGGGGTGGAACCTGTGCGGGAATTATCAGCAGCTTAA
- a CDS encoding ABC transporter ATP-binding protein, translating to MIVEELKQQDFTPPTSDDSDLLVSVENLSKKFCRNLKKSLLYGVRDIAAELIGGGRKSDVLREGEFWALRDIEFELRRGEALGLVGANGAGKSTLLRIISGLIHPDTGSVKIRGRVAPLIALGAGFNPILTGRENIYANMSILGLPTREIEERFDEVVEFAEIADAIDAPVQTYSSGMAARLGFACAAHINPDILLIDEVLAVGDVKFKIKCHRRLAELRETGTAFILVSHNSHSLLNVCDRSIYLKKGQLITSGETESVIRHYEEDLCLSGTDKATGAMVLPPKSPEESMGLDITQVCFKDEAGNILEYVNSGEPACLSVECKSSGYFENANLGFLLTGLGGDREYVLYLTTASDNELLEISPGRVEIQMHLPQCGLVPGAYSAKIYIRTGVKSLDIVESFRFTVKSNKVTSRCLFYQPRSWKVLHHQD from the coding sequence ATGATAGTCGAAGAATTGAAACAACAAGATTTTACCCCTCCCACTTCCGATGATTCTGATTTGTTGGTTTCGGTGGAAAACCTGTCTAAGAAATTTTGCCGAAATTTAAAGAAATCTTTGCTCTATGGGGTGCGAGATATTGCGGCTGAATTAATTGGAGGGGGGAGAAAAAGCGATGTGCTGCGAGAGGGAGAATTTTGGGCGCTCCGTGATATTGAGTTTGAACTTAGACGGGGGGAGGCCCTGGGATTAGTAGGAGCGAATGGAGCCGGAAAAAGTACCCTTTTAAGGATTATTAGTGGGTTAATCCATCCAGATACTGGCTCGGTGAAAATCCGAGGCCGCGTTGCCCCTTTAATTGCCTTGGGAGCGGGATTTAATCCCATTTTAACCGGGCGAGAAAATATTTATGCCAATATGTCAATTTTGGGGTTACCCACCCGAGAAATTGAGGAACGCTTTGATGAAGTGGTGGAGTTTGCGGAGATTGCCGATGCCATTGATGCGCCGGTTCAAACCTATAGTTCAGGGATGGCGGCGCGATTAGGATTTGCTTGTGCGGCTCATATTAATCCAGATATTCTGTTGATTGATGAGGTGTTAGCTGTCGGAGATGTCAAGTTCAAAATTAAGTGTCATCGCCGCTTGGCTGAATTGCGGGAAACGGGGACCGCTTTTATTCTGGTGTCCCATAATTCCCACAGTTTGCTGAATGTTTGCGATCGCTCGATTTATTTGAAGAAAGGACAACTGATTACCTCCGGGGAAACTGAGTCAGTGATTCGCCACTATGAGGAAGACCTCTGTTTGAGTGGTACCGATAAAGCAACCGGCGCAATGGTCCTCCCGCCAAAATCCCCCGAGGAAAGCATGGGGTTAGATATTACCCAGGTTTGTTTTAAAGATGAAGCAGGAAATATTTTAGAATATGTCAATTCTGGAGAACCGGCTTGTTTATCCGTTGAATGTAAGTCGTCGGGCTATTTTGAGAATGCCAATTTAGGGTTTTTGCTCACGGGATTAGGAGGCGATCGCGAGTATGTGTTATATCTCACGACAGCCAGTGATAATGAGTTATTGGAAATCTCCCCAGGACGAGTGGAAATTCAGATGCACTTGCCGCAGTGCGGTTTAGTTCCCGGTGCATATAGTGCCAAGATTTATATCAGAACCGGGGTGAAATCCTTGGATATTGTAGAATCCTTTAGATTTACTGTGAAATCTAATAAAGTAACCAGCCGCTGTCTGTTTTATCAACCCCGGAGTTGGAAAGTGCTTCATCATCAGGATTAG
- a CDS encoding ABC transporter permease, with amino-acid sequence MRPEYIYTPQSELRHPKRMFRQMWRDLLAARSLAWRLMVRDISAQYRQSFLGIAWAFIPPIAMAVGFTLAGNARAISIGETDIPYPAYVMFSTALWQTFVESLQGPVQASTDAKPMLARVKFPREALILAKLGEVGFNFGIKMILICALFLIFRVPVSWTIILAPVALIHLILLGTFFGILLAPLGLLYKDVSKGLTMLTGLWLFITPVVYPVPEEGTFATIVKLNPVTPLLVTTRELATTGILTQQTGFWVASLFTLLGLVVTWVGFRIALPFAIERVSS; translated from the coding sequence ATGCGACCCGAATACATTTATACTCCCCAGAGCGAACTCCGACATCCGAAACGAATGTTCCGACAAATGTGGCGGGATTTGCTGGCAGCGCGATCGCTCGCATGGCGGCTGATGGTTAGGGATATCAGCGCTCAATATCGCCAGTCCTTTCTAGGAATTGCTTGGGCATTTATTCCCCCGATCGCAATGGCAGTGGGATTTACTCTAGCCGGAAATGCTAGAGCCATTTCCATTGGGGAAACCGACATTCCCTATCCCGCTTATGTCATGTTTAGCACCGCACTTTGGCAAACCTTTGTGGAATCCTTACAAGGTCCCGTTCAAGCCTCAACCGATGCTAAACCCATGTTAGCCCGAGTTAAATTTCCCCGCGAAGCTTTAATTTTAGCAAAATTAGGGGAAGTGGGGTTTAATTTTGGCATCAAAATGATTTTAATTTGCGCCTTATTTCTGATATTTCGAGTCCCCGTCAGTTGGACCATCATTTTAGCGCCAGTTGCCTTAATTCATTTAATTTTACTCGGGACATTTTTCGGTATTTTATTAGCCCCCCTCGGTCTTTTATATAAAGATGTTTCCAAAGGATTAACCATGCTTACGGGATTGTGGTTATTTATCACCCCAGTGGTTTATCCCGTTCCGGAGGAGGGAACCTTTGCAACAATCGTTAAACTAAATCCCGTGACCCCCTTACTCGTCACCACCCGAGAGTTAGCCACCACAGGAATTCTGACCCAGCAGACTGGGTTTTGGGTTGCCAGCTTGTTCACTTTACTGGGATTAGTGGTAACTTGGGTAGGATTCCGAATTGCCTTGCCATTTGCGATCGAAAGAGTGAGTTCCTGA
- a CDS encoding glycosyltransferase family 2 protein, translating to MPEPQVTLVVVPRERFSCTRESLESIYQYTDIPFKLVYVDGNSPDGVRQYLEEQARLHEFNLIRVNRYLSPNKSRNIGLSQVKTKYVAFLDNDVVVSAGWLERLIDCAEETNATVVGPLMCQDKPVHEIVHFAGGESHIWTDNNGEHPRRRLREKMYKQGKRVAEVRDELQRHETELAEFHCVLVRRSIFDRLGPLDEAMLNTKEHLDFCMSVREAGETVYFEPASLVTYVPGPPLELTDLPFYMLRWSDAWQLNSLHRLRDKWNLDEDAYFQVKYKRMGWRRRKSILMPLSERLTFGIKSGFFERRILCPLDKLLNRYLSDRYVKQQSEPIEIKPVMPTETQPKEQNKPTPSLSQS from the coding sequence ATGCCTGAACCTCAAGTTACTCTTGTTGTTGTTCCTCGGGAACGGTTTAGTTGTACCCGTGAATCCTTAGAAAGCATTTATCAATATACGGATATTCCGTTTAAATTAGTCTATGTAGATGGCAACTCTCCCGATGGAGTGCGCCAATATTTAGAAGAACAAGCCCGCTTGCACGAGTTTAACCTAATTCGAGTTAATCGTTATTTATCCCCGAATAAAAGTCGCAATATTGGCTTGAGTCAGGTTAAAACAAAATATGTCGCGTTCCTAGATAACGATGTCGTTGTCAGTGCCGGATGGTTGGAACGATTGATTGACTGTGCGGAAGAAACCAATGCCACCGTTGTTGGTCCTCTGATGTGCCAAGATAAACCCGTTCATGAAATCGTCCATTTTGCTGGAGGAGAGTCCCATATTTGGACGGACAACAATGGAGAACATCCCCGACGCCGACTGCGGGAAAAAATGTATAAGCAAGGGAAACGGGTGGCTGAAGTGCGCGACGAACTTCAGCGACATGAAACGGAATTGGCTGAGTTTCATTGCGTTTTGGTGCGTCGTTCGATATTTGATCGCCTCGGACCCCTGGATGAAGCGATGCTGAATACAAAAGAACATCTCGACTTCTGTATGAGTGTCCGAGAAGCGGGGGAAACCGTCTATTTTGAGCCTGCATCCCTGGTGACTTATGTTCCCGGTCCTCCCCTAGAATTGACCGATTTACCCTTCTATATGCTGCGATGGAGTGATGCATGGCAGTTGAATAGTTTGCACCGCTTACGGGATAAATGGAATCTGGACGAAGATGCTTATTTTCAAGTGAAGTATAAACGGATGGGATGGCGGCGCAGAAAGTCAATTTTGATGCCGTTAAGTGAACGGTTGACTTTTGGGATTAAAAGTGGCTTTTTTGAACGGCGGATTCTCTGTCCTTTGGACAAGTTGCTCAACCGTTACTTGAGCGATCGCTACGTCAAACAGCAATCTGAACCCATCGAAATTAAACCCGTGATGCCAACAGAAACTCAACCCAAGGAACAGAACAAACCCACTCCCTCACTATCTCAATCTTAA
- a CDS encoding glycosyltransferase, producing the protein MRIALIVRHFPVLSQTFILNQITGLIDRNHEVDIYPLEGIPAQNLEKVHPDVEKYHLLDRTYPLPEISSNYAIRWLNGLKLFAANFSKNPGTVLRSLNVFKYGTPAATFWLLHVAIPTLDKKPYDIIHCQFGDLGLRGISFRDICFPSAKLVTTFRGFDISLYLREQGDRVYEPLFEQGDFFMTNCDYFKRELIRIGCDPNRLAVVRSGLEPRDFTFSPPRPPADGKIRITTTGRLSEKKGIEYAIRAVAQLVPEYPNLTYQIIGDGPLKPELEQLIDELGVKDSVQLLGWKTQPEIQEILANSHLFMAPSVTAADGDCDAPINVLKEAMAMGLPVISTYHGGIPELVRDGISGVLVPERDAQGLAEKIKVLIEHPEQWAQLGQSGRMEVETHYNINPLNDRLVDIYQQALNAPPKAQSPQPSPWIPVQNE; encoded by the coding sequence ATGAGAATAGCTTTGATTGTCAGACACTTTCCAGTATTATCCCAAACTTTCATTTTGAATCAGATTACGGGCTTGATTGATCGCAATCATGAAGTAGATATTTATCCCCTAGAAGGTATCCCCGCCCAAAATTTGGAAAAAGTGCATCCGGATGTAGAGAAATATCACCTCCTCGATCGCACCTATCCCTTACCGGAAATTAGCTCAAATTATGCCATTCGTTGGCTGAATGGGTTGAAATTATTTGCCGCGAATTTCTCCAAAAATCCCGGAACGGTGTTGCGATCGCTCAACGTTTTTAAATATGGTACCCCAGCGGCAACCTTCTGGTTACTCCATGTCGCCATCCCCACCCTGGACAAAAAACCTTATGACATCATTCATTGTCAATTTGGGGACCTGGGATTAAGAGGAATTTCTTTTCGGGATATCTGTTTCCCTTCTGCAAAATTAGTTACAACCTTTCGCGGCTTTGATATTAGCCTGTACCTGAGGGAACAGGGCGATCGCGTTTACGAACCCCTATTTGAACAGGGCGACTTTTTCATGACCAACTGCGACTATTTCAAGCGCGAACTGATCCGCATTGGCTGTGACCCCAATCGCCTCGCTGTGGTCCGTTCCGGACTAGAACCTCGGGACTTCACTTTCTCCCCCCCTCGTCCTCCTGCCGATGGAAAAATCCGCATTACCACTACGGGACGACTCAGTGAAAAAAAGGGAATTGAATACGCAATTCGCGCCGTGGCTCAACTGGTCCCCGAATATCCTAATTTAACCTATCAAATTATTGGCGATGGTCCTTTAAAACCGGAATTAGAACAATTAATTGACGAACTGGGCGTCAAAGATTCAGTCCAGTTACTCGGCTGGAAAACTCAGCCAGAAATTCAAGAGATTTTAGCGAACTCTCATCTGTTTATGGCTCCGAGTGTCACCGCTGCCGATGGCGACTGCGATGCGCCGATTAATGTTTTAAAAGAAGCAATGGCGATGGGGTTGCCCGTAATTAGTACCTATCATGGAGGAATTCCAGAATTAGTCCGAGATGGGATTTCCGGCGTTCTCGTTCCGGAACGAGATGCTCAGGGATTAGCTGAGAAAATCAAGGTTCTAATTGAGCATCCGGAACAGTGGGCGCAACTGGGTCAATCTGGGCGCATGGAAGTAGAAACCCATTACAATATTAACCCCCTCAACGATCGCCTCGTGGATATTTATCAGCAGGCACTCAACGCTCCCCCAAAAGCCCAGTCACCCCAACCCTCTCCCTGGATTCCCGTTCAAAATGAATAA
- a CDS encoding glycosyltransferase yields the protein MNQQTQPFVSTIIPVLNDPKRLQICLEALENQTYPKHLYEVLVIDNGSDESIEPIVRQFKQAKMLLEPSPGSYTARNKGILHAKGEVLAFTDADCIPQSDWLFKGTAHLLSVPNCGLVGGKVLFSFKNPHRPTAAELYDQFFFLQQEYYLEYQQFAATANVFTYKQVFEQVGLFNSMLKSGGDREWGKRVFAAGYTQSFAADAAICHPARDSVQKLQRKVTRVARATYDLNRHRPNFPLVLLKFILADLKPPLRIWFRIGNNNRPNDLPYKLEFMTLLIWMKWVKAREKVKLLFTDFLPNQPGLKLPRPVNAEISKRRKMEKSNRSI from the coding sequence ATGAATCAGCAAACTCAACCCTTTGTTTCTACAATCATTCCCGTGTTGAATGATCCAAAACGACTTCAAATCTGTTTGGAGGCATTAGAAAACCAGACCTATCCCAAACATCTTTATGAAGTTTTGGTGATTGACAATGGGTCCGATGAAAGTATTGAGCCAATCGTTCGCCAATTTAAGCAAGCGAAAATGCTCCTAGAACCTTCTCCTGGGTCCTATACCGCTCGTAATAAGGGAATTTTACACGCTAAAGGTGAAGTTCTGGCTTTTACGGATGCCGATTGTATTCCCCAGTCCGATTGGTTATTCAAGGGAACGGCTCATTTATTATCGGTTCCCAATTGTGGTTTAGTGGGGGGTAAAGTTCTGTTTTCCTTTAAAAATCCCCACCGTCCAACCGCTGCTGAACTCTACGACCAGTTTTTCTTTTTGCAGCAAGAATATTATCTGGAATATCAACAATTTGCTGCGACGGCCAATGTTTTTACTTATAAACAAGTGTTTGAGCAAGTCGGGTTATTTAACTCGATGCTGAAATCAGGAGGCGATCGCGAATGGGGAAAGCGCGTTTTTGCGGCGGGTTACACCCAAAGTTTTGCTGCTGATGCTGCTATCTGTCATCCCGCCCGAGATTCGGTGCAAAAACTCCAGAGAAAGGTGACGAGAGTGGCTAGGGCCACCTATGATCTCAACCGCCATCGCCCCAATTTTCCGTTAGTTCTCCTCAAGTTTATCCTCGCAGACCTCAAGCCCCCATTGCGAATTTGGTTTAGAATTGGAAATAACAATAGACCCAATGATCTACCCTACAAACTAGAGTTTATGACTCTTTTAATCTGGATGAAGTGGGTTAAAGCCAGGGAAAAAGTTAAGCTATTGTTCACGGATTTCCTACCTAATCAACCGGGACTTAAATTACCGAGGCCCGTGAATGCTGAAATCAGCAAACGGAGAAAAATGGAGAAGTCCAACCGCTCAATTTAG
- a CDS encoding ribonuclease HI family protein, whose amino-acid sequence MNIPNPEGDRISTPPSHSASNYCDRLSLLQYNTHSPLKESSSMYITIYSDGASRRNPGPAGAGAVLLDEQGNILNKVCKYLGETTNNQAEYQAAILGLETALEMGATRVQLRADSELMVKQLLGQYRVKKPELKPLYDQVKSLLNQFESYAPPEHVRRADNALADAEANRAIDEYQA is encoded by the coding sequence TTGAATATCCCTAACCCAGAGGGCGATCGCATCTCCACCCCTCCATCTCATTCTGCCTCAAATTATTGCGATCGCCTCTCCCTTTTGCAGTACAATACACATTCACCCCTAAAGGAGTCATCTTCCATGTATATCACAATCTATTCCGACGGAGCCTCTCGCCGTAACCCCGGCCCTGCTGGAGCCGGTGCAGTCCTCCTGGATGAACAGGGAAATATCCTCAACAAAGTCTGTAAATATCTAGGGGAAACCACCAACAATCAAGCCGAATATCAAGCCGCAATTCTCGGCCTAGAAACCGCCTTAGAAATGGGAGCAACCCGCGTCCAACTCCGCGCCGACAGTGAACTGATGGTCAAACAACTCCTCGGCCAATACCGCGTCAAAAAACCAGAATTAAAACCCCTCTATGACCAAGTAAAATCCCTCCTCAATCAATTTGAAAGCTACGCCCCCCCGGAACACGTCCGCAGAGCAGACAACGCCTTAGCCGACGCCGAAGCCAATCGAGCCATAGACGAATACCAAGCCTAA
- a CDS encoding HAD family hydrolase, producing MISALLFDLDGTLCNSDPTHFETWVELLRDYGMEIDEAFYQSRITGRLTEAIIQDLLPQLSPSEGKQLADEKEARFRKLALKLEQLAGVSDILAWSEERKLLRSLVTNAPPKNVEFMLQVLGLTEMFESVILAENLPAGKPDPLPYRMALEGLGISASEAVAFEDSPSGIRSAVGAGIYTIGIASTQSPQHLKDLGASMAVSDFTDPELWKLLETI from the coding sequence ATGATATCCGCATTACTTTTTGATTTAGATGGAACCCTGTGCAACAGTGACCCCACTCACTTTGAAACTTGGGTGGAACTGTTGCGGGACTATGGGATGGAGATTGATGAAGCCTTTTATCAATCCCGGATTACCGGACGGCTGACTGAGGCAATTATTCAAGATTTGTTACCCCAACTTTCACCGTCCGAGGGGAAGCAGCTTGCGGATGAAAAGGAAGCGCGCTTCCGCAAACTCGCCTTAAAACTGGAGCAATTGGCGGGGGTGTCCGATATTTTAGCCTGGTCTGAGGAACGGAAATTATTGCGATCGCTCGTCACAAATGCTCCCCCGAAAAATGTAGAATTCATGTTACAAGTATTAGGATTAACCGAGATGTTTGAGTCGGTAATCTTAGCAGAAAATTTACCTGCTGGCAAGCCCGATCCGCTCCCTTATCGAATGGCATTGGAAGGATTAGGCATTTCCGCATCGGAGGCAGTCGCCTTTGAGGATTCTCCCTCGGGGATTCGGTCAGCGGTGGGGGCTGGAATTTACACCATTGGCATTGCCTCGACTCAATCGCCGCAGCATCTCAAAGATTTGGGTGCGTCAATGGCGGTTTCTGATTTCACCGACCCGGAACTGTGGAAGTTGCTAGAAACGATTTAG